The Phycicoccus sp. M110.8 genome includes a window with the following:
- a CDS encoding alpha/beta fold hydrolase gives MILAHDVDGDGPAVLLLHSGVCDRRMWQPLLPALTRAHRVVRPDLRGFGDSPLPGEVYADADDLAALLDSLGVAEAAVVGSSYGGRVAMELATRHPGRVSSLVLLCPAYRGVDPDEELQAFGAEEDRLLEAGDVEGAVQLNVRTFLGPDADEATADRVAQMQRRSFAVQLAADALEPGPQPERVEVDPSRLAAPTLVVSGALDLAHFGEVATVLATQVPGAEHVELPWAGHLPSLERPDEVAAMLLEALERQSEVRTS, from the coding sequence GTGATCCTCGCCCATGACGTCGACGGTGACGGCCCGGCCGTCCTCCTGCTGCACTCCGGGGTCTGCGACCGCCGGATGTGGCAGCCACTCCTGCCCGCGCTGACCCGCGCCCACCGGGTGGTGCGGCCCGACCTGCGCGGCTTCGGGGACAGCCCCCTGCCGGGTGAGGTGTATGCCGACGCCGACGACCTCGCCGCGCTGCTCGACTCGCTCGGCGTCGCCGAGGCTGCGGTCGTGGGGTCGTCCTACGGCGGCCGGGTCGCCATGGAGCTCGCCACCCGGCACCCCGGCCGCGTGTCCTCCCTCGTCCTGCTCTGCCCGGCATACCGCGGCGTGGACCCCGACGAGGAGCTGCAGGCCTTCGGCGCCGAGGAGGACCGGCTGCTCGAGGCCGGTGACGTCGAGGGGGCGGTGCAGCTCAACGTCCGCACCTTCCTCGGGCCGGACGCCGACGAGGCGACCGCGGACCGCGTGGCGCAGATGCAGCGCAGGTCCTTCGCGGTGCAGCTCGCCGCCGACGCGCTCGAGCCGGGCCCGCAGCCGGAGCGGGTGGAGGTCGACCCGTCACGACTGGCTGCCCCCACCCTCGTCGTCTCGGGGGCGCTGGACCTCGCCCACTTCGGCGAGGTCGCCACCGTCCTGGCCACGCAGGTGCCCGGTGCCGAGCACGTCGAGCTGCCCTGGGCCGGCCACCTGCCCTCGCTCGAGCGCCCGGACGAGGTCGCGGCCATGCTCCTCGAGGCCCTCGAGCGCCAGAGCGAGGTGCGCACGTCCTGA
- a CDS encoding YceD family protein — translation MNHLDPRSPLVFDTKSLGRRPGSMELVQRTAEAPADLGTDVIGVPQGDPVELDLRLESVVEGVLVTGSATATATGACVRCLDPVAVPVDVRFQELFAYADRAAHHREVGAGDDETEEYTLEGDLFDLEPVLRDAVVPSLPFQPVCREDCPGLCSECGARLADDPDHHHEVIDPRWSALQALSADTEEKRN, via the coding sequence ATGAACCACCTCGACCCGCGCTCGCCCTTGGTCTTCGACACCAAGAGCCTGGGTCGGCGACCCGGTTCGATGGAGCTCGTCCAGCGTACGGCCGAGGCACCTGCCGACCTCGGCACGGACGTCATCGGGGTGCCCCAGGGCGACCCGGTCGAGCTGGACCTGCGGCTCGAGTCCGTCGTGGAGGGCGTGCTGGTCACCGGCTCGGCGACCGCCACCGCGACCGGCGCCTGCGTGCGGTGCCTGGACCCCGTCGCCGTCCCGGTGGACGTGCGGTTCCAGGAGCTGTTCGCCTACGCCGACCGTGCGGCCCACCACCGTGAGGTGGGGGCCGGCGACGACGAGACCGAGGAGTACACGCTCGAGGGAGACCTGTTCGACCTCGAGCCGGTGCTCCGGGACGCAGTGGTGCCCTCGCTGCCGTTCCAGCCGGTGTGCCGGGAGGACTGTCCGGGTCTGTGCTCCGAGTGCGGAGCACGCCTGGCGGACGACCCGGACCACCACCACGAAGTGATCGACCCGAGGTGGTCCGCGCTCCAGGCGCTGTCCGCCGACACCGAAGAGAAGAGGAACTGA
- a CDS encoding acyltransferase family protein, giving the protein MTAAPRRGHGFRPDIEGLRAVAVLLVLAYHAGLPVPNGFLGVDVFFVISGFLITGILVRELGSTGTISWARFVGRRIRRLLPAAILVLVVTAAVAYLVVPGLRRREVGTDVAGAALYVVNWVLAHRAVDYLAADSTPSPVQHFWSLAVEEQFYVVWPLALIALAWSVRRLRRSPRAPSPAAVGGLLAAIAVPSFAYAVWLGAVDPSRAYFVTTTRAWELGVGAALAVWLHARADRDPGPATLPAPDAEPGADPAASPVAPTGARTTAAIGWVGLVAVLGSAFWLPPHAVTPGPWTLVPTLGTAAVLYAGWAGVPAGPVRVLGLAPMVRVGGLSYSIYLWHWPAVVLADWAADGLDPRVRVAVVAASLLPAWAGHRFLEAPVHHSRVLATRTRPVLVLGLALSLTGALAAVPLLRVQSPFRTAPVAGPVPAPESLGAGVLGAEPTSDPSRFAVDDWGWLTPDPQLAGKDRPAADVDHCQVDRLAREPVRCDFGDPAGARTVALVGDSKAMQWLPAVQVLASRHGWHVVTYGKSSCAFARGNAQQAGEPYEECDAWNARVMQRLRADPPDLLLTSSYATTAWDGRRPSRDALVDGLAARWSEVRDLGVPLAVLGDSPLSPDDLDVCTARHPHRLSLCSFDRAPAVEGSGLPVQRAAAAASGVELLDLTDWICPAQRCPVAIGHVTVHRAGDHLTATYVRTMAGVLGRALEAHLGEQAGLR; this is encoded by the coding sequence CTGACCGCCGCACCCCGACGGGGGCACGGCTTCCGGCCCGACATCGAGGGGCTGCGGGCCGTCGCCGTCCTGCTCGTCCTCGCCTACCACGCGGGCCTGCCGGTCCCGAACGGCTTCCTCGGCGTCGACGTCTTCTTCGTCATCTCCGGCTTCCTGATCACCGGGATCCTCGTCCGCGAGCTCGGCTCGACCGGCACCATCTCGTGGGCCCGGTTCGTCGGCCGACGCATCCGTCGCCTGCTGCCCGCCGCGATCCTGGTGCTCGTGGTCACGGCCGCCGTGGCATACCTCGTCGTCCCCGGGCTGCGGCGCCGCGAGGTCGGCACCGACGTCGCGGGCGCCGCGCTCTACGTCGTCAACTGGGTGCTCGCGCACCGCGCCGTCGACTACCTCGCCGCCGACAGCACGCCCTCGCCCGTGCAGCACTTCTGGTCGCTGGCGGTCGAGGAGCAGTTCTACGTGGTCTGGCCGCTCGCGCTCATCGCCCTCGCGTGGTCGGTGCGCCGGCTGCGCCGCTCACCGCGGGCGCCCTCGCCGGCTGCCGTCGGCGGCCTGCTCGCCGCGATCGCGGTGCCGTCCTTCGCGTATGCCGTGTGGCTCGGGGCAGTGGACCCGTCACGCGCGTACTTCGTGACCACCACCCGCGCCTGGGAGCTCGGGGTCGGTGCCGCCCTCGCGGTCTGGCTGCACGCGCGCGCCGACCGGGACCCGGGCCCGGCCACGCTGCCGGCCCCGGACGCAGAGCCGGGCGCAGACCCGGCCGCGAGCCCAGTCGCCCCCACCGGTGCGCGCACGACGGCCGCCATCGGCTGGGTCGGACTCGTCGCCGTCCTGGGCAGCGCGTTCTGGCTCCCTCCGCACGCGGTCACCCCCGGCCCGTGGACGCTGGTGCCGACGCTGGGCACGGCCGCGGTCCTGTATGCCGGGTGGGCGGGCGTGCCCGCCGGGCCGGTCCGTGTGCTCGGCCTCGCGCCGATGGTCCGGGTCGGCGGCCTGTCGTACTCGATCTACCTGTGGCACTGGCCCGCCGTGGTGCTCGCCGACTGGGCGGCCGACGGGCTCGACCCGCGGGTGCGGGTCGCGGTCGTGGCCGCCTCGCTCCTCCCGGCGTGGGCAGGCCACCGCTTCCTCGAGGCGCCCGTGCACCACAGCAGGGTGCTGGCCACCCGCACGCGTCCCGTCCTGGTCCTGGGCCTGGCGCTCTCGCTGACCGGGGCACTGGCGGCCGTGCCGCTCCTGCGGGTGCAGTCGCCCTTCCGGACCGCCCCGGTGGCCGGACCCGTGCCCGCTCCCGAGTCCCTCGGTGCCGGGGTCCTCGGAGCCGAGCCGACGAGCGACCCCAGCCGGTTCGCCGTCGACGACTGGGGGTGGCTGACCCCCGACCCGCAACTGGCCGGCAAGGACCGGCCGGCGGCCGACGTCGACCACTGCCAGGTCGACCGCCTGGCCCGCGAGCCCGTGCGGTGCGACTTCGGCGACCCGGCAGGCGCCCGCACGGTCGCCCTCGTCGGGGACTCCAAGGCGATGCAGTGGCTGCCGGCCGTGCAGGTGCTCGCCTCGCGCCACGGCTGGCACGTCGTGACCTACGGCAAGTCCTCGTGCGCGTTCGCACGCGGGAACGCCCAGCAGGCGGGGGAGCCGTACGAGGAGTGCGACGCCTGGAACGCCAGGGTGATGCAGCGCCTCCGGGCCGACCCACCCGACCTGCTGCTCACGTCGAGCTACGCCACCACCGCCTGGGACGGCAGGCGCCCCAGCCGCGACGCGCTCGTCGACGGGCTCGCGGCCCGCTGGTCGGAGGTGCGCGACCTCGGCGTCCCGCTCGCCGTCCTCGGCGACAGCCCGCTGTCCCCGGACGACCTCGACGTCTGCACCGCCCGCCACCCGCACCGGCTGAGCCTGTGCTCGTTCGACCGGGCGCCTGCGGTCGAGGGCAGCGGGCTGCCGGTGCAGCGCGCCGCGGCGGCGGCGTCGGGGGTCGAGCTGCTCGACCTCACCGACTGGATCTGCCCGGCGCAGCGCTGTCCCGTGGCCATCGGGCACGTCACCGTCCACCGGGCCGGGGACCACCTCACGGCGACCTACGTGCGCACGATGGCGGGCGTGCTCGGTCGTGCCCTCGAGGCGCATTTGGGCGAGCAGGCAGGGCTCCGGTAA
- the rpmB gene encoding 50S ribosomal protein L28, producing the protein MAANCDVCGKGPGFGHNISHSHRRTKRRWNPNIQRVKALVGDAGVTPKRLNVCTSCLKAGKVKR; encoded by the coding sequence GTGGCTGCCAACTGCGACGTCTGCGGCAAGGGACCGGGCTTCGGTCACAACATCTCGCACTCGCACCGCCGCACCAAGCGTCGTTGGAACCCCAACATCCAGCGCGTGAAGGCTCTGGTGGGCGACGCGGGCGTGACCCCGAAGCGTCTCAACGTCTGCACCTCGTGCCTGAAGGCCGGCAAGGTCAAGCGCTGA
- a CDS encoding hemerythrin domain-containing protein, which produces MTRYEIPRPIEGDVVELILDDHRLFESLLRELRDATADREAARAALSAVLIAHGEAEEEKVYTTLRRKDAIDEHEAEHGEEEHAEGNEVLLALLECKGTDTQKFDDAVEDLATALNHHIGEEEQTILNPARTDVSETVRQELGVAWAQRRNELLDEDCGSEANVRRIVERAHDEGLLPADDEDDEDD; this is translated from the coding sequence ATGACGCGATATGAGATCCCGCGCCCGATCGAGGGTGACGTGGTGGAGCTGATCCTCGACGACCACCGGCTGTTCGAGAGCCTGCTGCGCGAGCTGCGCGACGCCACCGCCGACCGCGAGGCCGCCCGGGCCGCCCTGTCCGCGGTGCTCATCGCCCACGGCGAGGCCGAGGAGGAGAAGGTCTACACGACCCTGCGCCGCAAGGACGCGATCGACGAGCACGAGGCGGAGCACGGCGAGGAGGAGCACGCCGAGGGCAACGAGGTGCTGCTCGCGCTGCTGGAGTGCAAGGGCACCGACACGCAGAAGTTCGACGACGCGGTCGAGGACCTGGCCACCGCGCTCAACCACCACATCGGCGAGGAGGAGCAGACCATCCTCAACCCCGCCCGCACCGACGTGTCCGAGACCGTGCGCCAGGAGCTCGGCGTCGCCTGGGCCCAGCGCCGCAACGAGCTCCTCGACGAGGACTGCGGCAGCGAGGCCAACGTCCGCCGGATCGTCGAGCGCGCCCACGACGAGGGGCTGCTGCCCGCCGACGACGAGGACGACGAGGACGACTGA
- the rsmD gene encoding 16S rRNA (guanine(966)-N(2))-methyltransferase RsmD: MTRIISGRAGGQRIATPPGQGTRPTSDRVREALFSRLEHLDVLRGAHVLDLYAGSGALGLEAASRGAASVLLVESDRAAAAVARRNVAALGIPGTSVRHATVARTLAAPPSTPCTLVFSDPPYDLPEEALAGDLALLAEHGWLAPDALVVVERSSRSPEPRWPADWEPEGERRYGETKVWFAGPRHPEGVA, encoded by the coding sequence GTGACGCGCATCATCAGCGGCCGGGCCGGCGGCCAGCGGATCGCCACCCCGCCGGGCCAGGGCACCCGCCCCACGAGCGACCGGGTGCGCGAGGCGCTGTTCTCCCGCCTCGAGCACCTCGACGTCCTGCGTGGAGCCCACGTGCTCGACCTGTATGCCGGGTCCGGTGCCCTCGGCCTCGAGGCGGCCAGCCGTGGGGCCGCGTCGGTGCTCCTCGTCGAGTCGGACCGCGCCGCTGCGGCGGTCGCACGGCGCAATGTGGCGGCACTCGGCATACCGGGCACGTCGGTCCGCCACGCCACGGTGGCCCGCACGCTGGCGGCGCCGCCGTCCACCCCCTGCACCCTGGTCTTCAGCGACCCGCCGTACGACCTTCCCGAGGAGGCGCTGGCCGGTGACCTCGCCCTCCTCGCCGAGCACGGCTGGCTCGCGCCCGACGCCCTGGTCGTCGTCGAGCGCTCGTCCCGCTCGCCCGAGCCGCGCTGGCCCGCGGACTGGGAGCCCGAGGGGGAGCGGCGTTACGGCGAGACCAAGGTCTGGTTCGCCGGCCCGCGGCACCCCGAGGGCGTCGCCTGA
- a CDS encoding DAK2 domain-containing protein, whose protein sequence is MLDALTAADARRWAVLTRAAFAARRAEIDALNVFPVPDGDTGTNLYLTLDAALDAVRTEHERAGILGEASLEQECGDLAHAMLLTARGNSGVILSQLVRGFAEAIAERGVETADASVMADGLARASDRARASVMHPAEGTILTVAHAAALAGAEPVDDGLAAVAEAALDAATVALRKTTEQLPALARAGVVDAGAAGYVLMLEALARVVHQDATQVGERVEPFTEDQTLRRREDWTRSNGGVVEPVGSHGGSSTGDGDLVEGGPAYEVMYLLRDSDEGRAATLRTTLDALGDSLLVVGGPELWNVHVHVDDVGAALEAGIDAGRPFRVRVTHFADQAARRERHVTGVAVVACAAGPGLATVFEAAGAVVVASGPGRRASAGQLLDAVRATGAPSVLMLPNDRDTEMAAHAAARAAEADGVEVHVVRSRTAVQGLAAMAVWEATASAARNASEMGHAAAATRHGAVAVASKEALTSAGPCAPGDVLGAVSGDVVVVGDDLEAVGVEVLTRLLSSGGEIVTVVTGEGAPEGLGEAVGQRVRQAQRDLDVQVIEGGQPHYPLLLGVE, encoded by the coding sequence GTGCTCGATGCCCTCACCGCCGCCGATGCCCGGCGGTGGGCTGTGCTCACCCGGGCCGCCTTCGCCGCCCGGCGTGCCGAGATCGACGCGCTCAACGTCTTCCCCGTCCCCGACGGCGACACGGGTACCAACCTCTACCTCACCCTGGACGCCGCGCTCGACGCCGTCCGCACCGAGCACGAGCGGGCCGGCATCCTCGGCGAGGCCTCGCTCGAGCAGGAGTGCGGCGACCTCGCGCACGCGATGCTGCTCACCGCGCGGGGCAACTCCGGCGTCATCCTCAGCCAGCTCGTGCGCGGGTTCGCCGAGGCGATCGCCGAGCGGGGCGTCGAGACAGCCGACGCGTCCGTGATGGCCGACGGCCTCGCCCGGGCCAGCGACCGGGCCCGCGCCAGCGTCATGCACCCCGCCGAGGGGACGATCCTCACCGTCGCGCACGCGGCGGCCCTGGCGGGAGCCGAGCCGGTGGACGACGGCCTCGCGGCGGTCGCCGAGGCCGCCCTCGACGCCGCCACCGTCGCGCTCCGCAAGACGACCGAGCAGCTCCCGGCCCTCGCCCGTGCCGGGGTCGTGGACGCCGGGGCCGCGGGGTACGTGCTCATGCTCGAGGCCCTCGCCCGGGTCGTGCACCAGGACGCCACCCAGGTCGGCGAGCGGGTCGAGCCGTTCACCGAGGACCAGACCCTGCGCCGACGGGAGGACTGGACCCGCAGCAACGGCGGGGTGGTCGAGCCGGTGGGCTCGCACGGCGGGTCGTCCACCGGTGACGGCGACCTCGTCGAGGGCGGACCGGCATACGAGGTGATGTACCTGCTGCGCGACAGCGACGAGGGCCGCGCGGCCACGCTGCGCACGACCCTCGACGCCCTCGGCGACTCGCTGCTCGTCGTCGGTGGTCCCGAGCTGTGGAACGTCCACGTCCACGTCGACGACGTCGGGGCCGCGCTCGAGGCGGGGATCGACGCGGGCCGGCCGTTCCGGGTGCGGGTCACGCACTTCGCCGACCAGGCGGCGCGCCGGGAGCGCCACGTCACGGGCGTCGCCGTCGTCGCGTGTGCGGCCGGGCCGGGCCTGGCCACCGTGTTCGAGGCGGCCGGCGCCGTGGTGGTGGCCAGCGGCCCCGGCCGGCGCGCCTCGGCGGGCCAGCTGCTCGACGCGGTGCGCGCCACCGGCGCCCCGTCGGTCCTGATGCTCCCCAACGACCGCGACACCGAGATGGCGGCGCACGCGGCCGCCCGGGCGGCGGAGGCCGACGGTGTGGAGGTCCACGTCGTCCGCTCGCGCACGGCGGTGCAGGGGCTGGCCGCGATGGCGGTCTGGGAGGCCACGGCGAGCGCCGCCCGCAACGCCTCGGAGATGGGCCACGCGGCCGCGGCGACCCGGCACGGCGCGGTCGCCGTCGCCAGCAAGGAGGCGCTCACCAGTGCCGGCCCGTGCGCCCCGGGCGACGTCCTGGGGGCGGTGTCGGGCGACGTCGTCGTGGTGGGCGACGACCTCGAGGCGGTGGGGGTCGAGGTGCTCACGCGGCTGCTGTCCAGCGGCGGCGAGATCGTCACGGTGGTGACGGGGGAGGGCGCCCCGGAGGGCCTGGGTGAGGCCGTGGGCCAGCGGGTGCGCCAGGCCCAGCGGGACCTCGACGTCCAGGTGATCGAGGGCGGTCAGCCCCACTACCCGCTGCTGCTGGGAGTCGAGTAG
- a CDS encoding ATP-dependent DNA helicase RecG: MVDESTNLRSVVSSAAPKLAAGRDLHTVGDLLRFWPRRYTSFDADLTSLHEGEYVVVVADVRDAVTRPMRNRRGRILTATITDGTNDMEVTFFKPYGHEGRLVPGARAIFAGKVGRYGRTWQLTHPDYQILPPDSDGLDARRRLLPIYLQVPKVQNWTVIDSLNLVFDQLDSVVDVVPADLAAARGLPSRLEALRGIHQPSGWPEVERARKRLRYEEALVLQTVLAQRRHRQAQEKTLARRPREGGLLAAFDARLPFELTAGQREVGEVLAEEMARDTPMHRLLLGEVGSGKTVIALRAMLAAVDAGGQAALLAPTEVLAAQHHRSITAMLGDLAEGGMLGGSDIGTRVTLLTGSQSTAARKQALLDAASGDAGIVVGTHALIQQNVSFFDLALVVVDEQHRFGVEQRDALREKGNQPPHVLVMTATPIPRTVAMTVFGDLETSTLSELPRGRSPIATHVVPGDNARWVERTWERIAEEVRAGRQAYVVCPRIGGDDKGVEDEPFLPQEVDEEGNPVEAPRELASVYAVEATLRETPALAGLTIEVLHGRMPPEAKDAVMARFNRGEVDLLVSTTVIEVGVDVPNATVMVVMDADRFGVSQLHQLRGRVGRGQHAGLCLLFTSTDAESALVRLQAVAGTTDGFELARLDLEQRREGDVLGARQSGGRNSLEWLSILRDEALVDQAREDATALVAADPELAAHPDLAAAVAEQVDEQQAAFLERG, from the coding sequence GTGGTCGACGAGAGCACGAACCTGCGCTCGGTCGTCTCGAGCGCGGCCCCCAAGCTGGCCGCCGGCCGCGACCTGCACACCGTGGGCGACCTGCTGCGGTTCTGGCCGCGGCGCTACACCAGCTTCGACGCCGACCTGACGAGCCTGCACGAGGGCGAGTACGTCGTCGTGGTGGCCGACGTCCGCGACGCCGTCACGCGCCCGATGCGCAACCGCCGGGGCCGCATCCTCACCGCCACGATCACCGACGGCACCAACGACATGGAGGTGACCTTCTTCAAGCCGTACGGGCACGAGGGCCGCCTCGTCCCGGGCGCGCGAGCGATCTTCGCCGGCAAGGTGGGCCGCTACGGCCGGACCTGGCAGCTCACCCACCCCGACTACCAGATCCTGCCGCCGGACTCCGACGGCCTCGACGCGCGCCGACGGCTGCTGCCGATCTACCTGCAGGTGCCCAAGGTCCAGAACTGGACCGTCATCGACAGCCTCAACCTCGTCTTCGACCAGCTCGACTCGGTCGTCGACGTCGTCCCGGCCGACCTCGCCGCCGCGCGCGGGCTGCCGTCGCGGCTGGAGGCGCTGCGCGGCATCCACCAGCCCAGCGGCTGGCCGGAGGTGGAGCGGGCGCGCAAGCGGCTGCGGTACGAGGAGGCGCTGGTCCTGCAGACCGTGCTGGCCCAACGGCGGCACCGGCAGGCGCAGGAGAAGACGCTGGCCCGGCGCCCGCGCGAGGGCGGGCTGCTCGCGGCGTTCGACGCGCGGCTGCCGTTCGAGCTCACCGCCGGCCAGCGCGAGGTGGGGGAGGTGCTCGCCGAGGAGATGGCGCGCGACACCCCGATGCACCGGCTGCTCTTGGGCGAGGTCGGCTCCGGCAAGACCGTCATCGCGCTGCGGGCGATGCTGGCCGCCGTCGACGCGGGCGGGCAGGCGGCCCTGCTCGCCCCGACCGAGGTCTTGGCCGCCCAGCACCACCGGTCGATCACGGCGATGCTCGGCGACCTCGCCGAGGGAGGGATGCTCGGCGGCAGCGACATCGGCACCCGCGTCACGCTGCTGACCGGCTCGCAGTCGACCGCTGCGCGCAAGCAGGCACTGCTCGACGCGGCCTCCGGCGACGCCGGGATCGTCGTCGGCACGCACGCGCTCATCCAGCAGAACGTGTCCTTCTTCGACCTCGCCCTCGTCGTCGTCGACGAGCAGCACCGATTCGGGGTCGAGCAGCGAGATGCCTTGCGGGAGAAGGGGAACCAGCCGCCCCATGTCCTCGTGATGACCGCGACGCCGATCCCGCGCACCGTCGCCATGACCGTGTTCGGCGACCTCGAGACCTCGACCCTGAGCGAGCTCCCGCGCGGCCGTTCGCCGATCGCGACGCACGTCGTGCCCGGCGACAACGCCCGCTGGGTCGAGCGCACCTGGGAGCGCATCGCCGAAGAGGTGCGGGCCGGCCGGCAGGCCTACGTCGTCTGCCCGCGGATCGGCGGCGACGACAAGGGCGTCGAGGACGAGCCCTTCCTGCCGCAGGAGGTCGACGAGGAGGGCAACCCCGTCGAGGCCCCGCGCGAGCTCGCGAGCGTGTATGCCGTGGAGGCCACCCTGCGCGAGACACCGGCGCTCGCCGGCCTCACCATCGAGGTCCTGCACGGGCGGATGCCGCCGGAGGCCAAGGACGCCGTGATGGCGCGGTTCAACCGCGGCGAGGTCGACCTGCTCGTCTCGACCACGGTGATCGAGGTCGGCGTCGACGTGCCCAACGCCACGGTCATGGTGGTCATGGACGCCGACCGGTTCGGGGTCTCCCAGCTGCACCAGCTGCGCGGACGCGTGGGCCGCGGGCAGCACGCCGGCCTGTGCCTGCTGTTCACGAGCACCGACGCCGAGTCGGCCCTCGTCCGCCTGCAGGCGGTGGCCGGGACGACCGACGGGTTCGAGCTCGCCCGGCTCGACCTCGAGCAGCGGCGCGAGGGCGACGTGCTCGGTGCCCGGCAGTCCGGCGGGCGCAACTCGCTGGAGTGGCTGTCGATCCTGCGCGACGAGGCGCTGGTCGACCAGGCCCGCGAGGACGCCACCGCGCTCGTCGCCGCGGACCCCGAGCTGGCCGCCCACCCCGACCTCGCGGCCGCCGTCGCCGAGCAGGTGGACGAGCAGCAGGCCGCCTTCCTCGAGCGCGGCTGA
- the rnc gene encoding ribonuclease III, producing MCGGPVDESLLLRALTHRSYAYENGGLPNNERLEFLGDSVLGLVVTDTLYATHPDLPEGQLAKLRAAVVNMRALADVARTLGLGDHVLLGRGEEATGGRDKASILADTMEAVIGTVYLSSGMQAAATLVHHLLDPLMAQSATLGAGLDWKTSLQELAAASTLGVPEYRVEEEGPDHEKTFHARAVVGDEVLGEGTGRSKKEAEQKAAELAWRALSARAGHLGDADTGGAAAGRETGKRRDTGDGDATAEDDAAVGSPT from the coding sequence GTGTGCGGCGGCCCCGTCGACGAGTCGCTGCTTCTGCGTGCCCTCACGCACCGCTCCTACGCGTACGAGAACGGGGGCCTGCCCAACAACGAGCGGCTCGAGTTCCTCGGTGACTCGGTCCTCGGCCTCGTCGTCACGGACACGCTCTACGCCACGCACCCCGACCTGCCGGAGGGCCAGCTGGCCAAGCTGCGCGCGGCGGTCGTGAACATGCGGGCGCTCGCCGACGTGGCCCGCACCCTCGGCCTCGGCGACCACGTCCTGCTCGGCCGTGGCGAGGAGGCGACCGGCGGTCGCGACAAGGCCTCGATCCTCGCCGACACGATGGAGGCCGTCATCGGCACCGTCTACCTGTCCTCGGGGATGCAGGCCGCGGCCACGCTCGTGCACCACCTGCTCGACCCGCTCATGGCGCAGTCCGCCACGCTCGGCGCCGGCCTGGACTGGAAGACGTCCCTGCAGGAGCTGGCTGCCGCCTCGACGCTCGGGGTGCCCGAGTACCGCGTCGAGGAGGAGGGCCCGGACCACGAGAAGACCTTCCACGCCCGCGCCGTCGTCGGTGACGAGGTGCTCGGCGAGGGCACCGGCCGCTCGAAGAAGGAGGCCGAGCAGAAGGCCGCCGAGCTCGCCTGGCGTGCCCTGTCCGCGCGCGCCGGCCACCTCGGCGACGCTGACACCGGCGGCGCCGCCGCCGGTCGCGAGACCGGCAAGAGGCGTGACACCGGCGACGGTGACGCCACGGCCGAGGACGACGCCGCGGTGGGCTCGCCCACGTAG
- the coaD gene encoding pantetheine-phosphate adenylyltransferase: MTSPSPRRCVCPGSYDPVTAGHLDVIRRAAALWDEVVVAVLHNPAKQGVFTPDERRELLADACADLPGVRVEVFADRLLVDVCRDVDAATIVKGLRGDTDFAYELPMALMNKHLTGVETVFLPGDPAFGHVSSSLVKEVVRYGGDVSGLVPDPVRDALVDRLRRREP, translated from the coding sequence GTGACCAGCCCCAGCCCGCGCCGGTGCGTCTGCCCCGGCTCGTACGACCCCGTCACCGCCGGCCACCTCGACGTCATCCGTCGTGCGGCTGCGCTGTGGGACGAGGTCGTCGTCGCCGTGCTGCACAACCCCGCCAAGCAGGGGGTCTTCACCCCCGACGAGCGGCGCGAGCTGCTCGCGGACGCGTGCGCCGACCTCCCGGGTGTGCGCGTCGAGGTCTTCGCCGACCGGCTGCTCGTCGACGTCTGCCGTGACGTCGACGCCGCCACCATCGTCAAGGGGCTGCGCGGGGACACCGACTTCGCCTACGAGCTGCCGATGGCGCTGATGAACAAGCACCTCACCGGTGTCGAGACGGTCTTCCTGCCCGGCGACCCGGCGTTCGGCCACGTCTCGAGCTCGCTGGTCAAGGAGGTCGTCCGCTACGGCGGCGACGTCAGCGGCCTGGTGCCCGACCCCGTCCGCGACGCCCTCGTCGACCGGCTGCGCAGGCGCGAGCCCTGA
- the rpmF gene encoding 50S ribosomal protein L32 codes for MAVPKRKMSRSNTRSRRANWKATATTLTTCPQCKSPAQPHQACPSCGYYKGRHYTPAERTEHQG; via the coding sequence GTGGCTGTCCCGAAGCGGAAGATGTCGCGCTCCAACACCCGTTCGCGTCGTGCGAACTGGAAGGCGACGGCGACCACGCTCACCACGTGCCCCCAGTGCAAGTCGCCGGCCCAGCCCCACCAGGCGTGCCCGTCCTGCGGCTACTACAAGGGTCGTCACTACACGCCGGCCGAGCGCACCGAGCACCAGGGCTGA